AAACTAAATATATAAAAATTAAAACTCTCTAGGCCGCAATAAATGCAATTCATTAACATTTAAATTACTAGTTATATCGTCATTTGAACGTCTTAAATACATCTTTAGTGAATGTATTGTTTTAAAAAACTTGTTTTTTAAAACATTTTTATTAACCTTGTAATCTTTTAAAAATTTTGGAATAGAACTATCAACAGGCATTGATTTGTCGAAAAAGGTAGAAAAATGTTTAAAAACATCATCCACAAAATAAAACCTATTGGCCAAATCAACGAAATTATTAAAAAGTACACCAATTCTACCCTTTAAATAATTAATATTTTTAATCATATCAACTCTGTTACCAAGTTTATAATTTTTATCTTCCAAGCTCCATTTAGAATATATAGAATTAAATTTAAAATCTTTTATTAAATAATTATACATAAAGTTAAATCTAAAACTATCTTCGAAATATTTTAAAATAAAGAAATATAAAAACCCTTTATTTAAAGACATAAAATTATCTTTAGCCATTCTTATAAAATTTTGATTAACACCCTTTAAGGTAGCTTCATTAACTTTATGCAAAAAAGAATTCCCATTAAAAAGCAAAAGACTGGTATTCGGAAAAATTAAATATTCGCTTTTATTAATATGCTTAACGCTACCCTTGTAAACATTAATAAAATAACTATTAAAATAATCACTGTTGAGATAAAATCTTGATACATTTTCAGCTTTAAACAAATTATTATCTACCACAACAGAAATTGAAGATCCTTTAACAATATTATGAATTACAGCATCAACACTTCCTCTAAACAAATATATTTTTGCATCTTGCAAATCTTTAAGAGAAGAATAAAACACAAAACTATTTGTATTGGAATGAAAAATTAAATCTGCAGAAATGCCATTTATTTCATATAAATTTATTTTAAGTTTTGAATTTTCCCCAACCTCAATAAAATCATACTCAAAAATTTCGTCATCTAAATCCAGCTTAACAGGAAATGTATTTCTAATAATACCAACTTTACCTTCTATTTCTTTTACAACTGCTACTTGAGAAAATAAAGCTCCACTTGAAAGCAATATCAAAAGGACAAAATGATATATTCTAAAAATATAGCTCTCCTGATCTTTTAAAAACCTATAAATTAATTATACATTGTTTTACATAAATTTATTACACGTTTACTACACTTTGAACAATGATGAAAAAGAACTATAATTTAATTTAAGAATTAAAAATATTAAGTTTTTGTTGACATGCTATAATTACTATAATAATAAAATAGTAAAAAAGAAGAACGTTAATATTTAAGGTTCTTACTTTAAAGATAATAGAAGCCAAGTTATTAGAAGGGTGTATTTATGAATATAAAGAATAAGTTAATATTGATGCTGCGCATTATAGTAGCAATCTCTTTTATCGCATGCAAAACGCCTCCAGAAACAAGAGAGAGTAAAAACGCTAAAATTGCACAGCCAGATAGTAAAAGCTTTCAATTAAGAGATATAAAAGACATTAAAAATGAACTAATAAAAGAGAGAGGCCATCTTTTTTATTCTAAAGAGTTTAACGAAGCTGAAAGATTAGAAGAAGCAATGAAGAAAAATTTTTACCAAAAAAAAGCAAAAGAAGGAAATGAAATTGCACTAAAAGTCCTTGAAAGATACAAAACAATAATAAAAGAAACAAGAGAAAAAAAAGAAAAAACAAATTACCTTAAGGAAAATATTGAAAAGTATCTAAACGATGCAGAAGCAAATGAAGCATATATATGGATTCCATTAGAAATCGACGAAGTAAATAACTTGTATTTTGAAGCAACAAGAAAATATAAAAACTACGATCTTGACAGTGCCCTTGACATGTATAGCAAAGCATTTAACAGAGCACAACAAGCAGCAAAAAATGCTAAAGAAGCTAAAGCTTTAAAAGAAACTGATGAGAGAATGTATAAGCAATTAAAAGCACTCGAAGCGGCTTCTAACTTGCCAATTTACAGCAATAATAGACTTATCAAGCCATCGCCATGGAATGGTAGAGCATTTATTAAAGAAAGAAATAGTCACTTAAATCTTTTAAATATTAATGAAGACACTTATCTTCTTGGAGAAACAGAAATTCAAATACCAATAGTACTAGCATATGAAGAAAAGGTAGAAATATCAAAAACCTCTAAGCCTCAAGAACAATTTAAAACACTAGAACTTATTGAACAATCTAGAAAACTGTGGGAAAAGGGGGTTGAGGCTAAATATGTCAAAAACTTTAGACTTGCCAACGAATTATTTTTAGAATCTGCAAGATACCTTGAAGCTTATCAAAGCAATGCAAGCAGTGAGCTTTATGTAATAAAAATAGGCAATACCTTATGGGGCATTTCTAAAAAATTATACAACGATCCTTACTTATGGCCAAAAATTTGGTTTGCTAACAGACAAAAAATACAAAATCCTGATCTAATTCATTCTAACTGGAAAATAATAATTCCTGCAAAATAAGCAAAACAATCACATAGCAAGGCTTAAAAGCCTTGCTTTCTTGTTTTATATCTAATAAAATTAAATAAAAAACATTCTAAAAGAGACAGAAAATGAAGAAACTAACAGCATTAAACTTAATATTTATTTCATGCTATACAATCAACTTAGAAAAGTTAACAAAAGAAACTCCTTACGGGGTTTATCTCAGAGAAGCTCAAAAAGCTGTAAATGTTAATGATTATAACTCTGCATTAAAAGCATACGAAAAAATGATTCAAAATTTCGCTCACAATCCAAATATAGTTGCTACTGGCAAATATGAAATTGCATTCATATACTATACAATAAACAAAATAGAAAAAGCAAAAAAAATCTTCGGAGAGCTAATAGGAAGTAACATGGAAATGCCCAAATGGGTCAAGCCTTTAGCTAAAAAAATATTAAATAAAATAGATAATAATCAACAATAATAATAATTTTAAAAAATAAAAATTTTTACTGGAATATTATTCCATAAATTGTAATATCTTTTTCCTTTGCAGAATTAATAACATCTTCGTAAACAATAGATCCTCTTGGGTACTCATGAGGAGGTGCGTCTCCTATAACAATGACAAATCTTCTTTCTGCCCGCCAATCAAACTGATTTACAGCGGCATCAATCCCCTCAAAAACAGCTTCTGGATAATCTCCACCGCCACCAACATTAACATATTTAAGAATATTATTTAAATAAGGAATAGTATTAAAATCAAAAGCTTTAGTTAAAAAATCTTCAAGGTAGTCTTTATAAAAAACAAGACCTACCCTATAGAATTTAAACTTTTGAAGTTGCGGTTCTATTATTGAAAATAAATGCTCTTTTAAAATCTCAATATTGTTTTTCATACTATCAGTAACATCAACAACAAGCACTAGATCTAAACCATATTCTGAATCTTCTGAGTTTTTTAAAATTTTTTTTATTTTATCAACAATATCAATGCCATTATTAGCAACAACAACCTCATCCGAAAATTTTGTAAAATTATCCTTTAATTCATTAAATTCAATTTTCCCCTGATTTTGAGCGTCTCTGAAAAACAATTCATAAGCATTATCTTGGTACCTACCTAAATAATCATTATACTTTTTCTCAAAAGATCTTATGGAAAACCAAAAGGGCTCTTTTTTCTTTTTTAATACTTCTAAGTCAATCTCACCGCTTCTTGTTGAAAAATTTGGAAATCCATATTTTAATTTTTTGGGAATCAATATATGGAAAGCTTCTCCAAACTTCTTATTAGGAACAGGGGTGGAAGATGTCAATGATAAAAGTTCTTTATTTCTAATAACCCTTCCATTTAAAATTCGAATTTCATCTCCATTAACCTTATTATAACTTAATGTACGAAATGAATAAGTAGCCACATCTTTTTTCTTATCAGGAATTTCAAAAGATTCTGTCAATATTACTGATTTGATTGAAGGTTTTTTTCTAATAAAAAGATGAAATCCCTCTTCATGAGCCTCAACATAAACATCATCAATCCCTATTTTCAAAGAATTATCTTCAAATCCAGATAAATAAAAGTTAATAAAAAGAAATAAAAAAATTTTCTTCATAAGAAATACCACCCTCATAAATAACTCAAAAGCAATTAATAAGGTCCATATTAAAGTTTTTCGGATAAATTTTCATAAAATAAAACATTCGATTTAGAAAAACTATTTTTAAAAATATTCCTTAGATTTAAGCTAGCAAGATCTTTCCTAACATTTTTTACCATATCATCATCTCTATTTAATATATCAAAAATCTTAGCTGATTCGCTTAAATTGCTAACTCCAGAATTAAAAAGTTTAGTATCTCTTATGGACGAAAAAGAGGCTATTACTTCTACAACTCCAAGATTATTATAAGTCTCAATTTCTTTTAATAAAAGAGTTTTATGATAATCATTTTCTTTAGGATTAAAATTTAAAACATTGGCCTTCTCTAGTTTTAAATTCTGCATAACCCTTAAATAATAACTCCTAGAAGCTAAAAAATCGCCTATTTTATATAGACTTAAGGCAATGGAATTTAAAACTTCGTTACTATTTGAAAACCCTGCCATGCTCTCTACTTTAAATAAGTACTTCAATGCATCATCATAATTATTTTCCCTATAACTAAGCAATCCAACCTTATAGTAAACATCTGGATAATCAACACCCTCATTTATTGCCAATTTGTAAGAAGATATCGCAGAATTAAAGTCATTTAAAGATCTAAGAATATCGCCCTGCTTCTCATAAATTGAAGAAATCTCCTTAGATCCTTTTATAAGGTTATATTTTTTATAAAAAGAATAATCGCTCAAGGCCAAACCAATAATATTGCTAGCTCTAAGAGAATCTTTAGATTTTTCATAAATGTCTGCTAAAATTTTATAAGCCAATATTTTGTCCCCAGCATCTTCAATTGAATTTTTCTGCCTAAAACTATTTAATGCTTTAAGCAAATATACTTCGGCTTTCTTAAAATCTCCTATGTAATACGAATATCTTCCGCTTTCAAAAAGCGCCTTGTCGTAATTAGGATTTTTATTTAATATTTTCCTGAGAATGTATTCAATCTCTGAATTCATGTTAACATTATTGTCAAGCTTAAAAATAGTTCTGCCATCAGTTCTTTTAAAATCAGAGAATTCCTTATTCAATAAATTTATTTGTCCATTAAGATAATTTAAATTTATAGCAAGATTGTTTGCTCTTTGATTATAAGTCACAAAAGAAATATACTTATCTACCAGCTTTTTAGCATATTTTGTGTAAACAACTTCATTAACATCTAAAATTTCATTGGACTTGATAAAATTATTAACATTATCAGACTCAGTATCTAAACCAGCTTCAATATAAGCATTAAAAAGTTTAAATAAAATTTCCTTTTTTTGTCCGTACTTTGAAAGCACAACCGTATAACTATTAATACTATCCTTATAGTAGTTAGAATTTGTCTTAGCCCACTTAAAATAATTATCTCCCTTTAGCACCAAAGCATCATAATCATAAAGATCATAAGATATAACCTCATCAAGTATTGAATTGGCCTCAGAATATTCTCCAAGACTAATTTTCATAGAAGCATATGAAATATATCCTTCCTTATTAAACTTTTTTCGCCTTCTACTTGCAGAATCTTCAGAAAAAGGCTCAATTGTAAACAATTCTTCATACTTCTCCTCAGCGCTATCAAAATCTCTGATTTCTTCAAACGCTTTAGCATAACTAACAAACCATTTATCATCAGGCCTAATGTAATAGGCGTCTCTAAAAATAGCTTTCGCAAGCTCTCTTTTATTTTCATATATAGATTTTATGCCCTCTTTATACTTACTCTCAGAAGCAATATAAAAAAATACTACATCTACTATAAAGTATAAGGAAACTAAAACCAAAACAACGAAAAAAGAAGCTATTTTTATCAGGGGCAATAAAGCTCTTGAAACTCTATAGCTCAATTTCTGTTGAAGCTTGCTAAATTCTTCCGCTTTAAAATAAATTAAGGGCAATTTAATAGATCGCCCAACAATATCTCCTACAAACTTAGCAATTAATTTCAACCCTTTTTGATTTTTTTCAACAAGATCAATTAACGCTTCAAGTTTATACCTTGAAACATTCTCCTTTGTTAAAGCCTCAGCAATTGCAATTCTTAAATTTCTAGGATAAGAATTCAAATGTCTTAAAAATAATGGATAATTAACCTTAAATTCAAAACGTTTGGAATTTGCATTTTGACTATACTCTAAAAATTTAAAATCATCTGCAACATTTTCAAAATCATTGTCATCGATACCCAAATTTAAATTGTCTGCTAAAAACATCTCTGGTTGTTCATCTTTTTGAATTTTATCACTTACAGTATCATCAATATTAAATTCATTGGATTCTAAAAAATCATCATCCATTGCAACAAAAGAATTATTATTGCCTTGCTTGTTAACCAATTCTTCAGAATTAAATTCTGAAGAATTAGTTAACTTATCAAAATCAATCTCAGAAGCATTTTCTAAATCAATAGAATTATCATCAAGAACTCTGTCAATATTGTTTTCCAAATAATCATTAGAAGAAACGTCAAAATCATTATTCAAAGCTGAAAGCTCTGAATCCACATCAACTCTTAAGTTAGAATTGCTTAAAGGCAAATTGTTATTAAAAATGTCAGAATAGGGCAATTTATCCTCATTCTCAAGAGCATCAAGCATAAAATTTAAATCAATCTCATCATCATTTTCTTCCAAAGCAAGATCCTCGCTACTTATCCAAGGAACAATATTCTCTCCAAGTTCAGGAAGATTAACATCCATACTAATACCAAAAGATTCTTTGGATGATCTCTCATTAGAGAGATCATCCAATACTTCTCTTTTAAACTGTTTTATTTTATCTATATCAGGCATATTGCAATCAAATTCCTAGTTCATTAAAGCTTCTTCTTGTATACTTCAAATCCTTCTTTGTGAAGCTCATTAAAGCGATTTTCTAAATCTTCAGCAATTTTTAACCCCAAAGCTTCCTTTGTAATCTCTATCTGACCATCTTTTAAAGTCTTTAAAACTTTATCCCTATACTCAACGATACTCATAACCTTATCAGCATTGTATA
The nucleotide sequence above comes from Borrelia maritima. Encoded proteins:
- the flcA gene encoding periplasmic flagellar collar protein FlcA, with the translated sequence MPDIDKIKQFKREVLDDLSNERSSKESFGISMDVNLPELGENIVPWISSEDLALEENDDEIDLNFMLDALENEDKLPYSDIFNNNLPLSNSNLRVDVDSELSALNNDFDVSSNDYLENNIDRVLDDNSIDLENASEIDFDKLTNSSEFNSEELVNKQGNNNSFVAMDDDFLESNEFNIDDTVSDKIQKDEQPEMFLADNLNLGIDDNDFENVADDFKFLEYSQNANSKRFEFKVNYPLFLRHLNSYPRNLRIAIAEALTKENVSRYKLEALIDLVEKNQKGLKLIAKFVGDIVGRSIKLPLIYFKAEEFSKLQQKLSYRVSRALLPLIKIASFFVVLVLVSLYFIVDVVFFYIASESKYKEGIKSIYENKRELAKAIFRDAYYIRPDDKWFVSYAKAFEEIRDFDSAEEKYEELFTIEPFSEDSASRRRKKFNKEGYISYASMKISLGEYSEANSILDEVISYDLYDYDALVLKGDNYFKWAKTNSNYYKDSINSYTVVLSKYGQKKEILFKLFNAYIEAGLDTESDNVNNFIKSNEILDVNEVVYTKYAKKLVDKYISFVTYNQRANNLAINLNYLNGQINLLNKEFSDFKRTDGRTIFKLDNNVNMNSEIEYILRKILNKNPNYDKALFESGRYSYYIGDFKKAEVYLLKALNSFRQKNSIEDAGDKILAYKILADIYEKSKDSLRASNIIGLALSDYSFYKKYNLIKGSKEISSIYEKQGDILRSLNDFNSAISSYKLAINEGVDYPDVYYKVGLLSYRENNYDDALKYLFKVESMAGFSNSNEVLNSIALSLYKIGDFLASRSYYLRVMQNLKLEKANVLNFNPKENDYHKTLLLKEIETYNNLGVVEVIASFSSIRDTKLFNSGVSNLSESAKIFDILNRDDDMVKNVRKDLASLNLRNIFKNSFSKSNVLFYENLSEKL
- a CDS encoding tetratricopeptide repeat protein yields the protein MKKLTALNLIFISCYTINLEKLTKETPYGVYLREAQKAVNVNDYNSALKAYEKMIQNFAHNPNIVATGKYEIAFIYYTINKIEKAKKIFGELIGSNMEMPKWVKPLAKKILNKIDNNQQ
- a CDS encoding LysM peptidoglycan-binding domain-containing protein; protein product: MNIKNKLILMLRIIVAISFIACKTPPETRESKNAKIAQPDSKSFQLRDIKDIKNELIKERGHLFYSKEFNEAERLEEAMKKNFYQKKAKEGNEIALKVLERYKTIIKETREKKEKTNYLKENIEKYLNDAEANEAYIWIPLEIDEVNNLYFEATRKYKNYDLDSALDMYSKAFNRAQQAAKNAKEAKALKETDERMYKQLKALEAASNLPIYSNNRLIKPSPWNGRAFIKERNSHLNLLNINEDTYLLGETEIQIPIVLAYEEKVEISKTSKPQEQFKTLELIEQSRKLWEKGVEAKYVKNFRLANELFLESARYLEAYQSNASSELYVIKIGNTLWGISKKLYNDPYLWPKIWFANRQKIQNPDLIHSNWKIIIPAK
- a CDS encoding VWA domain-containing protein; this encodes MKKIFLFLFINFYLSGFEDNSLKIGIDDVYVEAHEEGFHLFIRKKPSIKSVILTESFEIPDKKKDVATYSFRTLSYNKVNGDEIRILNGRVIRNKELLSLTSSTPVPNKKFGEAFHILIPKKLKYGFPNFSTRSGEIDLEVLKKKKEPFWFSIRSFEKKYNDYLGRYQDNAYELFFRDAQNQGKIEFNELKDNFTKFSDEVVVANNGIDIVDKIKKILKNSEDSEYGLDLVLVVDVTDSMKNNIEILKEHLFSIIEPQLQKFKFYRVGLVFYKDYLEDFLTKAFDFNTIPYLNNILKYVNVGGGGDYPEAVFEGIDAAVNQFDWRAERRFVIVIGDAPPHEYPRGSIVYEDVINSAKEKDITIYGIIFQ